The following are from one region of the Atribacteraceae bacterium genome:
- a CDS encoding SoxR reducing system RseC family protein yields MIKPGEVLALDNGYALVKMQRGAGCGKDKCPLSVPLLDDYGKASFQVRAKNLLDAAPGDTVLVEIEDRTAMIIAFSLYLMPLLLVSSAYFSIRLVTGNTAIISIAVIASLVVAAFALKWLDRNIQPRYTVIDFVDQESICSSCPLSAKNPESEVKTP; encoded by the coding sequence ATGATAAAACCCGGTGAAGTGCTCGCTCTTGATAATGGCTATGCGTTGGTGAAAATGCAGCGAGGAGCCGGCTGTGGAAAGGACAAATGCCCCTTGAGTGTACCGCTTCTTGACGATTACGGCAAAGCGTCCTTCCAGGTCCGGGCCAAAAACCTCCTGGACGCCGCTCCGGGTGACACGGTCCTGGTGGAAATCGAAGACCGGACGGCCATGATCATTGCCTTCAGTTTATACCTCATGCCCCTCTTGCTGGTATCCAGCGCTTATTTTTCCATTCGGCTGGTAACAGGAAATACGGCGATCATTAGCATTGCGGTCATCGCTTCGTTGGTTGTTGCGGCCTTCGCCCTCAAATGGCTTGATCGAAACATTCAACCACGCTATACCGTTATCGATTTCGTTGACCAAGAATCGATCTGTTCCTCCTGTCCCCTGAGTGCAAAAAATCCGGAAAGCGAGGTAAAAACCCCATGA
- the cysK gene encoding cysteine synthase A produces MDDTPEKGQNNMPGIVENITGLVGNTPLVRVNHLAEGCGADVLLKLEMYNPLASVKDRIGLAMIEAAEREGLITKDTVIIEPTSGNTGIALAFVCAQRGYRLILTMPETMSVERRKLLKAFGADLVLTEGTKGMRGAIEKAEELAAQTPGVFVPQQFKNPANPEIHRRTTAEEIWRDTGGRVDILVAGVGTGGTITGVSEVIKARKPSFQAIAVEPADSPVLSGGNPGPHKIQGIGAGFVPDVLNTAVINEIIQVRHEDAGIMARRLAREEGILGGISTGANLWAALRVARREENRGKMIVTIAPSSGERYLSTWLFEE; encoded by the coding sequence TTGGATGATACACCTGAGAAAGGACAGAACAACATGCCGGGTATCGTGGAAAATATTACTGGATTGGTAGGTAACACGCCTCTGGTTCGAGTGAACCACCTGGCTGAGGGCTGTGGAGCGGACGTGCTGCTCAAGCTGGAAATGTACAATCCTCTGGCCAGCGTCAAGGATCGGATCGGCCTGGCTATGATCGAGGCCGCCGAGCGGGAGGGACTGATCACCAAAGACACTGTGATCATTGAACCGACCAGCGGGAATACAGGGATCGCCTTGGCGTTTGTTTGCGCGCAGCGAGGCTACCGGCTGATCCTGACCATGCCTGAAACCATGAGCGTCGAGCGGCGCAAACTGCTCAAGGCTTTCGGGGCGGATTTGGTGCTTACCGAAGGGACGAAGGGCATGCGGGGCGCGATCGAGAAAGCAGAGGAACTGGCCGCCCAAACACCGGGTGTTTTCGTACCCCAGCAATTCAAGAATCCGGCCAATCCGGAAATTCACCGTCGGACCACGGCGGAGGAGATCTGGCGGGACACCGGGGGAAGGGTGGATATTCTGGTCGCCGGGGTCGGTACGGGAGGAACGATCACCGGTGTGAGCGAGGTGATCAAAGCCCGCAAGCCTTCTTTTCAAGCTATTGCCGTAGAGCCGGCCGATTCCCCGGTCCTTTCGGGGGGCAATCCCGGTCCTCATAAGATTCAGGGTATCGGAGCGGGGTTCGTACCGGATGTCCTGAACACCGCCGTAATCAATGAGATTATTCAGGTTCGCCATGAGGATGCTGGAATCATGGCCCGCCGCTTGGCCAGGGAAGAAGGCATTCTGGGTGGTATTTCCACCGGGGCGAACCTCTGGGCGGCTTTACGGGTTGCCCGCCGGGAGGAGAACCGGGGCAAGATGATCGTGACCATCGCTCCGTCTTCCGGTGAACGGTATCTCAGTACCTGGTTGTTTGAAGAATAA
- the larE gene encoding ATP-dependent sacrificial sulfur transferase LarE: MNDRQRSGDHGMTLPVLPEIVAQKYQRLREILATWNSVLVAFSGGVDSTLLLRVASEVLPGEVCAVYEDSPLNPVREGEAARRLAEDLGVPLRVVTSESDDPRLTRNDRDRCYWCKHGLFSRLVSIAADGGFQQVVEGSNVDDLSDYRPGRRALQELNIPSPLLMAGLSKGEIRTLALALELPNWNKPAQACLASRIPYETSITPELLRQVETAEEVLREMGFSRYRVRHHGAVARIEVDQSEFFRILDDKIRESIVEGIRRAGYSYVTLDLAGYRTGSMNAVLFNAISSENEI, from the coding sequence TTGAACGATCGGCAAAGAAGTGGTGACCACGGGATGACTCTTCCTGTTCTCCCGGAAATCGTCGCTCAAAAATACCAGAGGCTTCGGGAGATCCTGGCGACCTGGAACAGCGTCCTGGTGGCATTTTCCGGAGGAGTGGACAGCACCCTCCTCCTGCGGGTCGCTTCAGAGGTGCTGCCCGGCGAGGTCTGCGCCGTTTATGAAGACTCTCCGCTCAACCCGGTTCGGGAAGGGGAAGCGGCCCGGCGGCTGGCCGAAGATTTGGGTGTGCCTCTGCGGGTCGTTACCTCGGAGTCGGATGATCCGCGTTTAACGCGCAATGATCGGGATCGTTGTTACTGGTGTAAACACGGGCTCTTTTCCCGCCTGGTATCGATCGCTGCCGATGGAGGGTTTCAGCAGGTTGTCGAGGGGAGCAATGTCGATGATCTTTCAGATTACCGGCCGGGAAGACGGGCCCTGCAGGAATTGAATATCCCCAGTCCCCTCCTGATGGCTGGTTTGAGCAAGGGAGAAATCCGCACTCTCGCGCTGGCTCTGGAACTTCCCAACTGGAACAAACCCGCTCAGGCCTGCCTGGCCAGCCGGATACCCTATGAGACCTCCATCACGCCGGAACTTTTGCGACAGGTGGAAACGGCGGAAGAAGTCCTGCGGGAAATGGGTTTTTCCCGTTACCGGGTCCGTCACCATGGCGCCGTCGCCCGTATCGAGGTGGATCAGAGTGAGTTTTTCCGGATTCTGGACGATAAGATTCGTGAATCCATCGTCGAAGGAATTCGCCGGGCCGGGTACAGCTATGTGACCCTGGATCTGGCCGGTTACCGGACAGGAAGCATGAATGCGGTCCTTTTCAATGCAATATCCTCGGAAAACGAAATTTGA
- the metA gene encoding homoserine O-succinyltransferase, producing MPIKIPNSLPAKHTLVNENIFVMDEDRAFHQDIRPLQIAILNLMPTKIVTETQLLRLLGNSPLQVEITLLQTGSYAGRYTPAEHMLAFYQTFEEIRERRFDGLVITGAPVEHLPFEEVTYWNELCSIMEWSKHNVFSTFHVCWGAQAGLYYHYGIPKYPLPAKMFGAFPHTVNRKHVRLFRGFDDVFFAPHSRHTEIRREDIARVLDLEILSESAEAGVYIVVSRDERQVFVTGHSEYDPLTLHSEYERDIAKGLSIDVPRNYYPDDDPSREPVVRWRGHANLLYVNWLNYYVYQETPYDLGELRR from the coding sequence ATGCCGATCAAGATCCCGAACAGTCTCCCGGCGAAGCATACCCTGGTCAATGAAAATATTTTTGTCATGGATGAAGACCGGGCCTTTCATCAGGATATCCGGCCCCTCCAGATCGCCATTCTCAATCTGATGCCCACCAAAATCGTTACCGAAACCCAGCTTCTGAGACTCCTGGGTAATTCTCCGCTTCAGGTGGAGATCACCCTGCTTCAGACCGGATCCTATGCCGGACGCTACACCCCGGCCGAACATATGTTGGCTTTCTACCAAACCTTCGAAGAGATTCGGGAAAGGCGCTTTGATGGGTTGGTGATCACCGGGGCACCGGTGGAACATCTCCCCTTTGAGGAAGTGACGTACTGGAATGAATTGTGTTCGATCATGGAATGGTCGAAGCACAATGTTTTTTCCACGTTTCATGTCTGTTGGGGAGCCCAGGCTGGCCTGTATTACCATTATGGGATACCCAAATATCCCCTCCCCGCCAAGATGTTCGGTGCCTTTCCCCACACCGTAAACCGGAAGCATGTCCGACTCTTCCGGGGTTTTGACGATGTCTTCTTCGCGCCTCACTCGCGACATACCGAGATCCGGCGGGAGGATATCGCGCGGGTTCTTGATCTCGAAATTCTTTCCGAGTCCGCGGAGGCGGGCGTGTATATCGTGGTCAGCCGGGATGAGCGCCAGGTATTCGTTACCGGTCACTCGGAATACGATCCGTTGACCCTGCATAGCGAATATGAACGGGACATCGCCAAAGGGTTGTCGATAGACGTTCCCCGCAACTACTATCCCGACGATGATCCGTCCCGGGAACCGGTCGTGCGTTGGCGGGGTCATGCCAACCTCCTGTATGTCAACTGGCTTAACTACTATGTCTACCAGGAAACACCCTATGATTTGGGAGAATTGAGGCGGTGA
- a CDS encoding type II toxin-antitoxin system RelE/ParE family toxin, with the protein MGKYKIRIYLHAKTDLKDIVSYLNTLSPQAAIKYYGLITEKISSLSEMPERCPFVRDVALKAKGYRYLIVENYIVFFVIKSDTVQIRRIIYGKRKYEWLL; encoded by the coding sequence ATGGGCAAGTATAAAATCAGGATATATTTGCATGCCAAAACGGACTTAAAGGATATTGTCAGCTACCTCAATACACTGTCACCACAGGCTGCAATCAAATACTACGGTTTGATTACAGAAAAAATCAGCAGTCTCTCCGAAATGCCCGAGCGGTGTCCCTTTGTGCGGGATGTCGCTCTGAAGGCTAAAGGCTATCGCTACTTGATTGTAGAAAACTATATAGTGTTCTTTGTTATAAAGTCAGATACAGTGCAGATCCGCCGCATTATTTACGGCAAGCGCAAATATGAATGGCTGTTGTGA
- a CDS encoding aminotransferase class I/II-fold pyridoxal phosphate-dependent enzyme, translated as MNEETKSTAHFETLALHAGQTIDSDTLSRAVPVFRTSSYVFKSTEHAANLFSLAELGYIYTRLMNPTHDVLEKRMAALEGGAAALAVASGTAAIFYSVINLARFGDEIVSANNLYGGTFTMFNDILPQYGITTRFVDPKEPADFDRAVNGKTRAIFIETIGNPALDFTDIEAVSRIARKHHLPLIVDGTFTTPYLLCSIKHGADIVVNSLTKWLGGHGTGVGGIVVDSGTFDWTDPKFVLFNEPDRSYHDIRFAQDLGPLNPVAFVLRMRLVPLRNLGACLSPDNAWIFLQGIETLPLRMERHSQNAQAVAEFLIDHPRVDWIRYPGLTGDPTYPVASRYLHKGFGGMVVFGIKGGKEAGQRFIESLRLFSHLANVGDAKSLAIHPATTTHSQLTPEDQLQGGIRPDLIRLSVGIEHIDDIIGDLAQALEKS; from the coding sequence GTGAACGAAGAGACGAAAAGCACAGCGCACTTCGAAACCCTGGCGCTTCACGCCGGTCAAACGATTGATTCCGATACCCTTTCCCGGGCGGTCCCGGTCTTTCGGACCAGTTCGTATGTCTTTAAAAGCACCGAACATGCGGCCAACCTTTTTTCTCTGGCTGAACTGGGGTATATTTACACCCGGCTGATGAACCCCACGCACGATGTCCTCGAAAAACGGATGGCCGCTCTGGAGGGAGGAGCGGCCGCCCTGGCGGTCGCTTCCGGGACTGCGGCCATCTTCTATTCAGTCATCAACCTGGCCCGCTTTGGTGATGAGATCGTCTCGGCGAACAATCTCTACGGGGGTACCTTCACCATGTTCAATGACATCCTCCCCCAGTACGGCATCACCACACGCTTTGTGGACCCCAAAGAACCGGCGGACTTCGACCGGGCCGTCAACGGTAAAACCCGGGCTATTTTTATCGAAACCATCGGGAACCCCGCTCTGGACTTCACCGATATCGAAGCGGTGTCCCGGATTGCCCGGAAGCACCATCTTCCGCTCATTGTCGATGGGACGTTTACCACGCCTTATCTCCTGTGCAGCATCAAACACGGTGCCGATATCGTCGTCAATTCACTGACCAAGTGGCTGGGTGGACACGGGACCGGAGTAGGAGGGATCGTTGTCGATTCGGGGACCTTCGACTGGACTGACCCGAAGTTTGTCCTCTTCAACGAACCGGACCGGAGCTATCACGATATCCGCTTTGCCCAGGACCTGGGCCCGCTTAATCCGGTGGCCTTTGTTCTGCGGATGCGGCTGGTCCCCCTGCGCAATCTCGGTGCCTGCCTGTCCCCGGATAACGCCTGGATATTTCTGCAGGGGATCGAAACCCTGCCTCTGCGCATGGAACGTCACTCTCAAAACGCCCAGGCCGTTGCCGAGTTTTTGATCGACCACCCCAGGGTCGACTGGATTCGTTATCCCGGATTGACCGGCGATCCCACCTATCCGGTAGCCAGCCGGTACCTTCATAAAGGCTTCGGGGGGATGGTGGTCTTCGGGATCAAGGGTGGCAAAGAAGCCGGTCAACGGTTTATCGAATCTCTCCGGTTGTTCTCACACTTGGCCAATGTGGGAGACGCGAAAAGCTTGGCCATCCATCCGGCGACTACCACCCATTCCCAACTCACACCCGAAGATCAGCTGCAGGGAGGGATCCGGCCGGACCTCATCCGTCTGTCCGTTGGGATCGAACATATCGACGACATTATCGGCGATCTCGCACAAGCCCTGGAAAAAAGTTGA
- a CDS encoding hydroxyacid dehydrogenase, with protein MKMAFFETKPFEQQFLENHLKNHETNFFEVPLTDEILDQIQDVEVLSPFIYSELNRRRIEALPRLRLVATRSTGFDHIDLAACQGKNITVSNVPLYGENTVAEHTFALILALSRNIHRSYLRTSEGNFSIDGLKGFDLEGKVLGVVGTGRIGVHVIKIARGFGMSVLANDVKPNEILADVMGFTYVSFEDLLERSDIISLHVPLTSGTRHLINAQTLQRMKQGGLLINTSRGGLVDTEALIRSLDDKWLRGAGLDVLEGEEFIREDRELLADKKSGAKKSWPFGDVSLLRREDLVLTPHIAFFSNEALQRILDTTLTNIEAFLEGIPKNTIHG; from the coding sequence ATGAAAATGGCTTTCTTCGAAACCAAGCCTTTCGAGCAACAATTTCTGGAAAACCACCTGAAAAACCATGAAACAAATTTTTTCGAGGTCCCGCTCACGGACGAAATCCTCGATCAAATCCAGGATGTCGAGGTTCTTTCTCCGTTTATCTATTCCGAGCTAAACCGGCGACGCATCGAAGCGCTTCCCCGTCTCCGCCTGGTCGCTACCCGTTCCACTGGTTTTGACCATATCGATCTCGCCGCCTGCCAGGGAAAAAACATTACCGTAAGCAATGTCCCCCTCTATGGTGAAAACACCGTTGCCGAACATACATTCGCTCTTATTCTGGCGCTTTCCCGAAATATACACCGTTCGTATCTGCGAACGAGTGAGGGCAATTTTTCCATAGACGGCCTTAAGGGTTTCGATCTCGAGGGCAAAGTCCTCGGAGTCGTTGGAACAGGACGGATCGGCGTCCACGTGATCAAAATCGCCCGGGGTTTCGGCATGAGCGTCCTGGCCAATGACGTCAAACCAAACGAAATCCTGGCCGATGTTATGGGGTTCACCTATGTCTCTTTCGAGGACCTGTTGGAACGTTCGGACATCATCAGCTTACACGTCCCGTTGACCTCCGGCACGCGACACCTTATCAATGCCCAGACCCTGCAACGTATGAAGCAGGGCGGCCTCCTCATCAATACCTCCCGAGGCGGCCTGGTGGATACGGAAGCCTTGATCCGCTCTCTCGACGATAAATGGCTTAGAGGAGCGGGTCTGGATGTGCTCGAAGGTGAGGAATTCATCAGGGAAGACCGGGAACTTCTCGCTGATAAAAAAAGCGGGGCAAAAAAATCCTGGCCTTTCGGTGATGTCTCTCTTCTGAGAAGAGAAGACCTGGTCCTTACGCCTCATATCGCCTTTTTCAGCAATGAAGCCCTCCAGCGGATCCTGGACACGACCCTCACCAACATCGAGGCGTTTTTGGAGGGGATACCAAAAAATACGATCCACGGGTAA
- a CDS encoding Rrf2 family transcriptional regulator, which produces MKLSTKTRYGLRFMMYLIKRHGNEPVQLAEVSRNEEISLKYLGQIASQLRVAGLIRSTRGAGGGYQLARDPGAITLKDLVETLEGGIFLVDCLDGKPCTRSTQCLAREAWEDVSKMMAEVLQSFSLRDIVSLYGFKKTAVDYNI; this is translated from the coding sequence ATGAAACTATCGACAAAAACCCGTTACGGCCTCCGGTTCATGATGTATCTCATAAAACGCCATGGGAACGAACCGGTGCAATTAGCCGAGGTCAGCCGGAATGAAGAGATTTCATTGAAATATCTCGGGCAAATCGCTTCTCAGCTACGGGTGGCCGGGTTGATCCGTTCCACCAGGGGCGCGGGTGGTGGCTATCAACTGGCTCGGGATCCCGGGGCGATTACCTTGAAAGATCTGGTGGAGACCCTGGAAGGCGGTATTTTCCTGGTGGATTGTCTGGATGGAAAACCTTGTACTCGGAGCACCCAATGTCTGGCCCGGGAAGCGTGGGAGGATGTCAGTAAGATGATGGCCGAGGTATTGCAATCTTTTTCATTACGGGACATCGTTAGTTTGTATGGCTTCAAAAAAACCGCGGTCGATTACAACATCTAA
- a CDS encoding type II toxin-antitoxin system Phd/YefM family antitoxin, which produces MPNIRPISDLRNNTNDISEFCHTSREPVFITKNGVGDMVVMSVETYERQQALISLYIKLAEAEEEIANGAEGEDFFEVAKQLRSSVHGQV; this is translated from the coding sequence ATGCCGAACATTAGACCGATTTCTGATTTAAGAAATAACACCAATGACATTTCAGAGTTTTGCCATACATCACGAGAGCCGGTTTTTATTACTAAAAACGGTGTCGGTGATATGGTTGTGATGAGCGTTGAAACCTACGAGCGGCAGCAGGCACTCATAAGCTTGTACATAAAGCTTGCCGAAGCAGAGGAAGAAATCGCAAACGGTGCAGAAGGTGAGGATTTTTTTGAGGTTGCAAAGCAGTTGAGAAGCAGCGTGCATGGGCAAGTATAA